In the bacterium genome, TAGTTGGCCTCGGCCAGCGGGTATATCTCCTCGACCCTGTAGACGACGGGGCGCGGCGGCTCGTCCGAAAGAGGCCCGATCGGGGCGTCGGGAACACGGCTGAGGAGAGAGTTGATGCGCGTCTTTTCGGTGCTTTCAAGCTCCCCTAGGAGAAGGGCGTCGTACATCAGCTGCCCGGACTGCGCCTGAGCCTTGAGCACGTCAACCAGCGCGGCCTTATCGCTCGTAAAGGCGGTCTCGCCCGCCTTTACGAGCTGGTCGAGAAGCTCGCGGTTAAGCCCGGCGATGCGCCTCGCCTCGCCAAGGTACAAAAGCTCCTGATACGATTCCCGGAGCCCGGCGGTAACGTCGCGCACGGCGACGTCCAGTTTGAGCCGCGAAATCCCCGCTCCGGCCTCGGATATCTCCCCCGCCTTCCCAAGCCTGCCGGGGAAAGGCAACGCCTGCGTTATCCCTACCTTCCAGTCGTCAGGGGCCGCCGACGCGGTGAAGGGAACGTCCATGTACATCCCTTCCACCATGATTTCCGGGTTCTCGTGGGCCGTATCGACGCGGTACTGCTCGACCGACCCCTTCCACTCCTCGCGCGCGGCCGCAACCATCGGATTGTGGAGGTAGCCGTAGGCGACGAGGTCGGAAAGGGAGGGGCCCCGCACGATTTTGCTCTCCAGAGCGTCGGCGGGTTCCGTAGCGGCCGCCGTCTCCGACGCCGCGCACAGGGCGGTCAGTCCGAGCGCGATCACTCCGGCCATCAGCAATTTTGTAAACCGGTTCATCTGGCGGCTCCAATAAAAAGCGCAGTTTGCTTTATGTTCCCGTTATTCGTAAAGTTTACTGCGGATTACGGGGCTATCAAGCGCCCGTAAAATAAAACCGGGGTCAGCCGCAGCAGCCTCCGCCGCACCCGCTCTTTTTAATCGAGGCGGGTTTCACACCCGCCGGGGAAGGCGAGGAGGATTCCAGAAGCAGGGCAGGATAACCAGTCCCGCTGATTGCCTCTGCAAGAGCCTTCGGGTCCGTCTCCCCTTCCTTGTAGTCAACGGTGACCGTTTTCTTTTCGATATCGACGTCTACGGCTGTTATTCCGGGAACACCCTTAAGCGCCCTGCGGATTTTTAATCCGCAACTGCCGCAGGTAACTCCCGAAACCTCGAAAACCGCTCGTTTCACGGATGTCGAAGGAGTTGAATCGCCGGGTTTGCCCACATCGGTTCCGGCGATTACGTAAACCGCGCCGAAGGCAAAGAGAAGCGCGAAGAGAGCGGAGAGGAAAAGAGGGTGTATGCGTTTCATTGTCTGGTTCCTTCTGAATGGGTTTGCTGAAACATACTTCAAGACTCGTGCCACAAACCGGAAAACAAAAAAACCCGCCGTTTCAGGCGGGTTTTTAGATTCAGGCCGGAGGGCCGCATAGCCCGGAAGCCCTAAATTGGGGAATAGTCCCCAATGCTGTAGAATAGTCTTCAATTTTTAGAGATAGCGAACTTCTCCATCCGGTAGAGAAGAATGTGTCTCGGGATGCGAAGGAACTGGGCCGCTTTCGTCTGGTTCCAGTTGTTCCGCTCCAGAGCCTCGATTATCAGCGCCTTTTCCGCCTCTTCGAGGCTTATGCCGCCTGGGGGAAGGACAAAGGTGAAACCGCCTTTGCCCCCGGTCTGAACCCTGGCTCCACCGTCCCTGATACCCTCTGGGAGGTCTTCGAGGCGAATCCGGTCGCTTTCCCGGAGAATCACAAGCCTTTCGAGGGTGTTTTCAAGCTCCCGGACGTTGCCTTTCCAGTAATGGTTTTTCAGCGCCTCCAGCGCCTCGGGCGCGATGGAAATTCTTGCTCCTCCGCCGAGTTTTTCCAGAAAATGTCTGACCAGCAGGGGAATGTCCTCCGGGCGCTCACGCAGTGAGGGCAGACGGACGGGGACGACGGCGAGGCGGTAATAGAGATCCTCGCGGAAACGCCCTTTGGCGATTTCCGCCTCAAGGTCGCGGTTGGTGGCCGAGATTATCCGCGCGTCGAAGCGGACCGGGGCGTTCCCCCCCACGGGCGTTATCTCCCTCTCCTGAACGGCGCGGAGCAGTTTCGGCTGAAGTTCTACGGGAAGCTCTCCGATTTCGTCGAGAAAGAGGGTTCCTCCCCCGGCGTCCTCGAACTTTCCCTTCTTGTCGCGGACGGCCCCGGTGAACGCGCCCTTCCTGTAACCGAAAAGCTCGCTTTCGAGAAGTTCCCTCGGTATCGCGGCGCAGTTTATCGCCACGAAGGGTTTTTCCGAACGGCGGCTCCGGTAGTGGATCGCCTTGGCGACGAGCTCCTTGCCCGTGCCGCTCTCGCCGGTGATGAGAACCGAAACGTCGGAATCGGCGACCTTTTCGACAAGCCGGAAGACCTCCTGCATGCGCGGGGAATCGCCGACCAGGTTCTCGAAGCCGAATTTTCGCGAAACTTCCTTTTTTAGGCGGAGGTTCTCGGTCTCCAGGGTCCGGTAGCGGAGGGCCTTTTTAACGGTGAGCTTAAGCTCGTCGCGGTTGAAGGGCTTGGTGACGTACTCGAAAGCCCCCGCCTTCATAGCCTCCACCGCCATCTCGATGGTGCCGAAGGCGGTAATCATTACGACCTGCGTGTCCGGGGAACCTTCCTTCACGCGGCGCAGAAGATCCATCCCGTCCATTCCCGGCATCTTGATATCGGTGACGACAAGGTCGAACCTTTCCCTTGCGAGGAACGAAAGGGCCTCCTCCCCGCTTCCGGCGGCGGTGACCTCGTACCCCTCCTCGGCCAAGTTGTATTCGAGGACCCTGCGGAGGCTCGCGTCGTCGTCAACCACCAGTATCCTGGTCATCCGGCGCTCTCCGGTTCCCCGGCCTCTTCCGCGAGGGGAAGGGTCAGAAGAAAGCGCGCGCCGCCCTCGGGCCGGTTAAAGGCTTCCAGCGTCCCTCCGTGAGCTTCGGCGATGCGAAGGCTGATGGCGAGGCCGAGCCCCGTTCCCTCGAATTTCGTGGTGAAGAAGGGCTCGAATATCTTCGGCAGGAGTTCGGGCGGTATTCCCGGCCCTTCGTCCTCGATGGATATCTCGGCGAGCCATCCTTCCACCTCCCGGTACTCAAGCCCCTTCACCTTGCCGGTCTTTTTGCGGCCGGTGACTGTGACGGAACCGCCCGGCGGCGACACCTGCAAGGCGTTGAGCACGAGGTTCAAAAGAACCTGCTTGAGCTGCACAGGCGACCCCCTGACGAGAAGGCCGGAATCAATGTCCAGACTGAAACCGGCGTTGTTTTTTCTGGCCTGCGGCTCGACGAGCAATACCGTCTGTCTAGCTGTCTCGCCGAGGTCCAGAAGCTCCCTCCCCTCGCTCTCCGGCCTGCTCCTGGCGAAACCGAGAAAATCCTCGACAACCTTGTCAAGGCGGTCGGTCTCACGAAGGAGTATCCCCAGAAACTCCGCCTTGGGATGGCCGGGAGGGAAGTCGTCTTTAAGTATCTCCGCCGTGCCTTTTATCGAGCCGAGAGGGTTTCGTATCTCGTGGGTAAGGGAAGCGGAAAGCTGGCCGATAGCCGAAAGGCGGTCGGCGCGCCGGAGCTGTCCTTCTATCTCCAGAATCTGGTCGGCCTGTTTTCTAAGCTCCCTGTAAGAGCGGTCCAGTTTTTCGGCTGTCTCCTGCCAGCTTTGCCTGAACTTTCGCTCCTGATCGGCGTAGTGGCCGATGAGCCCGGAAAAGACGAAATAGAGGGCTATCTCCATGAGCTGGTTCGCCAGCTCCCTGCCGACGTGGTGCCAATCCATCATGATGTGGGGCAGATAGAGGACGGCGACCAGAAAGGAGACCTTTAGCCCTCCCCTGCTCCCGAACCAGACCGCCGCCAGCCCCACCGGAATATAATAGAGGCGGCGGTAAAGGTCGTGAAGAAGCGGGAGGGTCGTCTTCGTCTGGTAATGGAGAAGCGAAACCGCCAGCACAAGCAGCAGTATGGCGATAACTCTCCCGCTTACCCCGGCTGCCTGGAACCTTGCCTTCATCTTTTCCCTCGCGAAAGTGACGTTTAACAACTGTTGACTATTCTACAACTCTCCGCGTCATTAGTAAACCGCTCCGAATCCCGCGCAAACTTCGCGTCTCCGGTTTGTCTAATCCCTCCGGCGGATTAAACTTTACTTTAATGCCCGCAGGAAACTTTCAATAAAGGGAGAAGGCGAACCATGCAGAACGTGAAGAAAATACTCGTCGTCAACAGGTCGACCAGGCAGTGCAACATGGTTACCGGCTTCGGCGTGTCTCTGGCCAAAAAGTTCAACGCAGACCTTTGCATCGTCAGCGTCGTTCACGACCCTTTCAGCGTAACCGGGTGGAATCTGCCCTTCACCTCCTTCGAGAACGAGTTCAAGAGCCTCATGTCCAAGGCCAGGGAAGAGCTCGACGACTGCATCTCGTCGGCCAAGACGATGGGCCTGAACATCAAATCTCTTGTCCGTGGGGAAAACCCCGTCGAAGCGGTCCTCAAGGTCATCGAGGAGGAGAAGATAGACCTTCTATTGCTCCCGGCGCACGAGGAGGGACGCCTCGAACACTTCCTCTTCGGCCGCACCAACGAGGAACTCGTCCGAAGGATGCCCTGCTCCATCTTCCTTTTGAAGAGCAAACCCGCCCCGGACGCCCAGTAGTTTCATGGATAAACCGCGCGTACTGACCGTCAACGGCGGCTCTTCCAGCATAAAGTTCGCGCTCTTCGAGGGGGGCGGTGAGGTAAGGAGGGTTCTCGAAGGCAGAATCGAGCGGATCGGCCTCCCCGGAGCCCGCCTCGTTTTTCCGCCTTCGGAGCTTCAGGAAATAGACGCCCCGAACCACCGGGCGGCGGCTGGCCTCCTCCTCGACCGCCTGGGAGAGCGGCTGGACTTTTCGACGTTGAAAGCCATCGGCCACAGGATTGTCCACGGAATGGACTACGCCCGCCCGGAGTTCATTACGCGGGAACTTCTCGCGGGACTTCGACGCATAGTCCCCTTCGACCCCGAGCACATGCCTTCCGAACTGGAACTCGTGGAGGAGTTAGGCCGACGCCTCCCGGGAATTCTCCAGCTTGCCTGCTTCGACACCTCCTTTCACCGCGCCATGCCGAAGGCGGCGAAACTTCTGCCCATTCCGAGGCGCTACTACGACATGGGAGTTAAAAGATACGGCTTTCACGGCCTCTCCTGCTCCTTTATCATGGAGGAGCTGGCGCGGCAGGGGGAAGAAACGGCAAACGGGCGGGTTATCATCGCCCACCTCGGCAACGGGGCCAGCCTCACGGCGGTGAGCGGCGGCAAAAGCATAGACACCAGCATGGGTTTCACCCCCGCCGGAGGGATACCGATGGGGACGAGGCCGGGGGACCTCGACCCCGGCGTCGCGTGGTTCATCATGGCGGAGGGGAAGATGACCCCGAAGCGGTTCAACGCCCTCGTAAACCACGAAGCAGGGCTTCTGGGGGTCTCTGAAACCAGCCCGGATATGGCGGACCTGCTTGTCAGTCAGACGGGAGATGAACGCGCCGCCGAGGCGGTGGAGCTTTTCTGCTACCAGGCTAAAAAGTGCGTCGGGGCGTTGGCGGCGGCGCTTGGAGGGGTGGACATTCTCGTCTTCACCGGCGGAATCGGAACCCACGCCCCCGAAATCCGCTCGCGGGTCTGCGCCGGTCTCGGTTTTCTCGGAATAGAACTGGACGAAACGAAAAACGCCGCCGGAGAAACCGTCATTTCAGCGAAAGACAGCCGCGCGAAAGTCCGCGTAATGAAGACCGACGAAGAACGTGTCATTGCCGAAGCCCTTTTCGGCAGGCTTTCCGGGGAAGAACAGCGATGATCGTGGATATCGACACCCTTTGCATAAACACCATCCGCTTCCTTTCCGTGGACGCGGTGCAAAAAGCGGGTAGCGGCCACCCCGGCCTTCCACTAGGCTCCGCGCCGATGGCCTGGGCGCTCTGGTCGCGGTTTTTAAAGCACAATCCCGCCAACCCCGGGTGGTTCGACCGCGACAGGTTCGTCCTTTCGGCGGGCCACGGCTCGATGCTCCTCTACAGTCTCCTCCACCTCACCGGCTACGGCCTTTCCCTCGACGAGATTAAAAATTTCCGCCAGTTCGGGAGCAAAACCCCCGGACACCCGGAGCGCGGCCTGACGCCGGGAGTGGAGACCACCACCGGGCCGCTCGGACAGGGGTTCGGCAACGCCGCCGGCATGGCGGTGGCCGAAGCCCACCTCGCGGTCCGCTTCAACAGGCCGGACTTCGACATAATAAACCACTACACCTACGCGCTGGTCAGCGACGGCGACCTGATGGAGGGAGTGGCCTCGGAAGCGGCTTCCCTCGCGGGTCACCTCAAGCTCGGCAAGCTCATCCTTCTCTACGACGACAACCGCGTCACCCTCGCCGCCTCGACGCAGCTCGCCTTCACCGAAAGCGCCAGGGAGAGGTTTTCCGCCTACGGCTGGCAGACGCTGACCGTGGAGGACGGCAACGACCTCGTCCAGATCGACTTCGCCCTGCGCGAGGCGAGAATGGAGACGGAACGCCCCTCGATCATCTTCGTACGCACCCACCTCGGCTACGGCTCGCCCAACAAGCAGGACACTTTTTCGGCCCACGGCGCTCCTCTGGGCGCGGAGGAGGTAAAACTTACGAAGGAGCGGTTAGGCTGGCCCTTAGAGCCTCCCTTTCTCGTGCCGGAAGAGGCGCTTGAGCAGTTTCGGCTGGCGCTTGACCTCGGGCGCGAGGCGGAGTCCGTCTGGAACGAAAGATTTTCGGAGTATGAAAGGGAATATCCCCTGCTCGCCTCGGAACTCGCCCGGTTGATAAAAGGCGCTCTTCCCGAAGG is a window encoding:
- a CDS encoding acetate/propionate family kinase; this translates as MDKPRVLTVNGGSSSIKFALFEGGGEVRRVLEGRIERIGLPGARLVFPPSELQEIDAPNHRAAAGLLLDRLGERLDFSTLKAIGHRIVHGMDYARPEFITRELLAGLRRIVPFDPEHMPSELELVEELGRRLPGILQLACFDTSFHRAMPKAAKLLPIPRRYYDMGVKRYGFHGLSCSFIMEELARQGEETANGRVIIAHLGNGASLTAVSGGKSIDTSMGFTPAGGIPMGTRPGDLDPGVAWFIMAEGKMTPKRFNALVNHEAGLLGVSETSPDMADLLVSQTGDERAAEAVELFCYQAKKCVGALAAALGGVDILVFTGGIGTHAPEIRSRVCAGLGFLGIELDETKNAAGETVISAKDSRAKVRVMKTDEERVIAEALFGRLSGEEQR
- a CDS encoding TolC family protein, with the translated sequence MNRFTKLLMAGVIALGLTALCAASETAAATEPADALESKIVRGPSLSDLVAYGYLHNPMVAAAREEWKGSVEQYRVDTAHENPEIMVEGMYMDVPFTASAAPDDWKVGITQALPFPGRLGKAGEISEAGAGISRLKLDVAVRDVTAGLRESYQELLYLGEARRIAGLNRELLDQLVKAGETAFTSDKAALVDVLKAQAQSGQLMYDALLLGELESTEKTRINSLLSRVPDAPIGPLSDEPPRPVVYRVEEIYPLAEANYEEIRIAGANEKKASAMLDFTRYMNLPEFKVGLSYGFEDEVKQYGIEAGFMLPLWPGKNAGRLGAARADLEKMRAMKLGQVNETRVMVRDNWFRLQNSERLIKLYRDDLLPQAAKAMETAELRFRQGQGSFSDYVEVQSAFYNFQLALARAKADYGKFLARLETLAGTSLTNRGTSEPSGEAKEGAK
- a CDS encoding heavy-metal-associated domain-containing protein, with product MKRIHPLFLSALFALLFAFGAVYVIAGTDVGKPGDSTPSTSVKRAVFEVSGVTCGSCGLKIRRALKGVPGITAVDVDIEKKTVTVDYKEGETDPKALAEAISGTGYPALLLESSSPSPAGVKPASIKKSGCGGGCCG
- a CDS encoding universal stress protein, whose protein sequence is MQNVKKILVVNRSTRQCNMVTGFGVSLAKKFNADLCIVSVVHDPFSVTGWNLPFTSFENEFKSLMSKAREELDDCISSAKTMGLNIKSLVRGENPVEAVLKVIEEEKIDLLLLPAHEEGRLEHFLFGRTNEELVRRMPCSIFLLKSKPAPDAQ
- a CDS encoding sigma-54-dependent Fis family transcriptional regulator; the protein is MTRILVVDDDASLRRVLEYNLAEEGYEVTAAGSGEEALSFLARERFDLVVTDIKMPGMDGMDLLRRVKEGSPDTQVVMITAFGTIEMAVEAMKAGAFEYVTKPFNRDELKLTVKKALRYRTLETENLRLKKEVSRKFGFENLVGDSPRMQEVFRLVEKVADSDVSVLITGESGTGKELVAKAIHYRSRRSEKPFVAINCAAIPRELLESELFGYRKGAFTGAVRDKKGKFEDAGGGTLFLDEIGELPVELQPKLLRAVQEREITPVGGNAPVRFDARIISATNRDLEAEIAKGRFREDLYYRLAVVPVRLPSLRERPEDIPLLVRHFLEKLGGGARISIAPEALEALKNHYWKGNVRELENTLERLVILRESDRIRLEDLPEGIRDGGARVQTGGKGGFTFVLPPGGISLEEAEKALIIEALERNNWNQTKAAQFLRIPRHILLYRMEKFAISKN
- a CDS encoding sensor histidine kinase, which encodes MKARFQAAGVSGRVIAILLLVLAVSLLHYQTKTTLPLLHDLYRRLYYIPVGLAAVWFGSRGGLKVSFLVAVLYLPHIMMDWHHVGRELANQLMEIALYFVFSGLIGHYADQERKFRQSWQETAEKLDRSYRELRKQADQILEIEGQLRRADRLSAIGQLSASLTHEIRNPLGSIKGTAEILKDDFPPGHPKAEFLGILLRETDRLDKVVEDFLGFARSRPESEGRELLDLGETARQTVLLVEPQARKNNAGFSLDIDSGLLVRGSPVQLKQVLLNLVLNALQVSPPGGSVTVTGRKKTGKVKGLEYREVEGWLAEISIEDEGPGIPPELLPKIFEPFFTTKFEGTGLGLAISLRIAEAHGGTLEAFNRPEGGARFLLTLPLAEEAGEPESAG